The Saxibacter everestensis genome has a window encoding:
- a CDS encoding carboxymuconolactone decarboxylase family protein — MSTAAVFTPYTSENAPEQARGRVQAAEKSFGFVPRPVGLMAESPELLEGFLTLNGIFNKCSLSRLEREVLILTIATRVECHYCVAMHSAMLAKSGTDPELISALRKAAPLSDGRLEAMRQFTLQVMDKNGDVSDQELAAFLGAGYTSRSALDVVLGLGTYTLSTAANRMTRAELDPPFEAFTWHQH, encoded by the coding sequence ATGTCCACTGCCGCTGTCTTCACCCCGTACACATCCGAGAACGCGCCCGAGCAGGCTCGGGGTCGTGTCCAGGCCGCCGAGAAGAGCTTTGGCTTCGTGCCAAGGCCGGTTGGCCTGATGGCCGAATCACCCGAACTGCTCGAGGGCTTCCTCACCCTGAATGGCATCTTCAACAAGTGCTCGCTGAGCCGGCTTGAACGCGAGGTGCTGATTCTCACCATCGCTACTCGCGTTGAATGCCACTACTGCGTGGCGATGCACTCGGCGATGCTGGCCAAGTCCGGGACCGATCCCGAGCTGATTTCGGCACTGCGGAAGGCCGCGCCGCTATCCGATGGGCGACTGGAGGCGATGCGCCAGTTCACCCTGCAGGTAATGGACAAAAATGGGGATGTCTCCGATCAGGAGCTGGCCGCATTCCTCGGCGCCGGATATACCTCGCGCTCCGCACTCGACGTCGTCCTAGGGCTGGGCACCTACACGCTGTCCACGGCAGCCAACCGGAT
- a CDS encoding MarR family winged helix-turn-helix transcriptional regulator: MIPSRTGYELPFLLLGAFRRMIDELHRELANAGHPDLRPVHAVAMQTIADSGSQVNEMAASVGVSKQAMAKTVAKLEELGYVRRTVNRADRRARVVSLTERGTNALACSGEILVSLAQAYADSVGEADLLTTTDVLRKVRGDAPAFEQLIRWFGDD, encoded by the coding sequence ATGATCCCCTCTCGCACGGGTTACGAGCTGCCGTTCCTGCTGCTGGGCGCATTCCGGCGAATGATTGATGAACTGCACCGCGAGCTCGCCAATGCGGGCCACCCCGACCTGAGGCCTGTGCACGCCGTCGCCATGCAGACGATCGCGGACTCCGGCAGTCAGGTTAACGAGATGGCAGCAAGCGTGGGAGTCAGCAAGCAGGCGATGGCTAAGACGGTCGCGAAGCTTGAGGAATTGGGATACGTCCGGCGGACAGTCAATCGCGCAGATCGTCGGGCGCGGGTCGTGAGCCTGACCGAACGGGGAACGAACGCTCTCGCATGTTCCGGGGAGATCCTGGTTTCGCTGGCCCAGGCGTACGCGGACAGCGTCGGCGAGGCAGACCTGCTGACTACCACCGATGTACTCCGGAAGGTTCGAGGCGATGCTCCCGCCTTCGAACAACTGATCCGCTGGTTTGGTGATGACTGA